In a genomic window of [Empedobacter] haloabium:
- a CDS encoding glycosyl hydrolase family 18 protein translates to MKPISNALLLALVAGAIAGCGGGTGADAGPQAKKLSGGVTAAAECAEWSASAVYTQGMCVTYQGKTYTAKWWTQNNVPGAEQWGPWQLQSTTPTPTPTPTPTPTPTPTPTPTPTPTPTPTPTPTPTPIPSVPCRPDGLTSPVPNVPYCGVYDANGREKLANGLQRRIVGYFTSWRTGTNGAPAYLVNNIPWDKVTHINYAFATVDSANKVAIGSGANNPDTGLTWPNIPGAAMDPSLPYKGHFNLLAQYKKKYPAVKVMLSVGGWAGSGGFYTATTNADGSLNAAGINTLADSMVAFLHQYPFFDGIDIDYEHPTTNNEAGNPLDFAISKPRLAGLMKSYNELLRVVRQKLDTAAVADKKYYLLTIAGSASGWVLRGEENMSGLKYLDYASLMSYDLHGGWNQYVGPNAALFDDGNDGELRAGNAYSYGGIGYLNVDWAYRYYRGALQAGRINIGVPYYTRGWKDVTGGTNGLWGTSPTVNDPVACAGIKTCGSGATGIDNVWHDLDPNGKPIPGGGNPLWHALNLQNAIVPDYLDAYGITEKTLTGTYTAHYSATLAAPWLWNATRKVFLSTETAQSIAAKTQYVIDNGIGGIMIWELAGDYAWDAAKNGGKGEYFMGYTLTTNIANAFKTAAPYGATRAETAMPATSAKVSIELGGWKLGDSNYPINPVMTLTNRSSVTIPGGSVVEFDYPVSAPANMSDQSGYGLTVIKAGYTGPNNIGGFKANFNRARFTIPAWQSLAPGASVSLTLNYQLPISGPSAYTITVNGVKYALNDEYPDLPVGLK, encoded by the coding sequence ATGAAACCAATTTCCAACGCGCTGCTGCTGGCCCTCGTGGCCGGCGCCATCGCGGGCTGCGGCGGCGGCACCGGCGCGGACGCCGGCCCGCAGGCCAAGAAGCTGTCGGGCGGCGTCACCGCGGCCGCCGAATGCGCCGAATGGAGCGCCAGCGCCGTCTACACCCAGGGCATGTGCGTGACCTACCAGGGCAAGACCTACACGGCCAAGTGGTGGACCCAGAACAACGTACCGGGCGCCGAGCAATGGGGCCCGTGGCAGCTGCAGTCCACCACGCCGACGCCGACGCCCACGCCGACACCTACTCCCACGCCGACGCCGACGCCGACGCCAACCCCTACCCCTACCCCTACCCCTACGCCTACGCCTACGCCTACGCCGATCCCGAGCGTGCCATGCCGCCCGGATGGCCTGACCTCGCCGGTGCCGAACGTGCCCTACTGCGGCGTGTACGACGCCAACGGCCGCGAGAAGCTGGCCAATGGCCTGCAGCGCCGCATCGTCGGCTACTTCACCAGCTGGCGCACCGGCACCAACGGCGCCCCGGCCTACCTGGTCAACAACATCCCGTGGGACAAGGTCACGCACATCAACTACGCGTTCGCCACGGTGGACAGCGCCAACAAGGTCGCCATCGGCAGCGGCGCGAACAATCCGGATACGGGCCTGACCTGGCCGAACATCCCGGGCGCCGCGATGGACCCCTCGCTGCCGTACAAGGGCCACTTCAACCTGCTGGCGCAATACAAGAAGAAATATCCGGCCGTGAAGGTGATGCTGTCGGTGGGCGGCTGGGCCGGCAGCGGCGGCTTCTACACCGCCACGACGAATGCGGACGGCAGCCTGAACGCGGCCGGCATCAACACGCTGGCCGACTCGATGGTGGCATTCCTGCACCAGTATCCGTTCTTCGACGGCATCGACATCGACTACGAGCACCCGACCACCAACAACGAGGCCGGCAACCCGCTCGATTTCGCCATCTCGAAGCCGCGCCTGGCGGGCCTGATGAAGAGCTACAACGAGCTGCTGCGCGTGGTGCGCCAGAAGCTGGACACGGCCGCCGTCGCCGACAAGAAGTACTACCTGCTGACGATCGCCGGCTCGGCCTCGGGCTGGGTGCTGCGCGGCGAGGAGAACATGTCCGGCCTGAAGTACCTGGACTATGCCAGCCTGATGTCGTATGACCTGCACGGCGGCTGGAACCAGTACGTGGGCCCGAACGCGGCGTTGTTCGACGACGGCAACGACGGCGAGCTGCGTGCCGGCAACGCCTACTCGTACGGCGGCATCGGCTACCTGAACGTGGACTGGGCCTATCGCTACTACCGCGGCGCGCTGCAGGCCGGCCGCATCAACATCGGCGTGCCGTACTACACGCGCGGCTGGAAGGACGTCACCGGCGGCACCAATGGCCTGTGGGGCACCAGCCCGACCGTCAACGACCCGGTCGCCTGCGCCGGCATCAAGACCTGCGGCTCCGGCGCCACCGGCATCGACAACGTCTGGCATGACCTGGACCCGAACGGCAAGCCGATCCCCGGCGGCGGCAACCCGCTGTGGCACGCCCTGAACCTGCAGAACGCCATCGTGCCGGACTACCTGGACGCCTACGGCATCACCGAGAAGACGCTGACCGGCACCTATACGGCGCACTACAGCGCCACGCTGGCGGCGCCATGGCTGTGGAACGCCACCCGCAAGGTGTTCCTGTCGACGGAGACGGCGCAGTCGATCGCGGCCAAGACACAGTACGTGATCGACAACGGCATCGGCGGCATCATGATCTGGGAGCTGGCCGGCGACTACGCCTGGGACGCGGCGAAGAACGGTGGCAAGGGCGAGTACTTCATGGGCTACACCCTGACGACCAATATCGCCAACGCGTTCAAGACGGCCGCGCCGTACGGCGCCACCCGTGCCGAGACGGCCATGCCTGCCACTAGCGCCAAGGTGTCGATCGAACTGGGCGGCTGGAAGCTGGGCGACAGCAATTACCCGATCAATCCGGTCATGACGCTGACCAACCGCAGCAGCGTGACGATCCCGGGCGGCTCGGTGGTGGAGTTCGACTATCCGGTGTCGGCGCCGGCCAATATGAGCGACCAGTCGGGCTACGGGCTGACGGTCATCAAGGCCGGCTACACGGGGCCGAACAATATCGGCGGCTTCAAGGCCAACTTCAACCGCGCCCGCTTCACTATTCCCGCCTGGCAGTCGCTGGCACCGGGCGCCTCGGTGTCGCTGACCTTGAACTACCAGCTGCCGATCAGCGGGCCGTCGGCCTACACGATCACCGTGAACGGCGTGAAGTATGCGTTGAACGACGAGTATCCTGACCTGCCGGTCGGGCTGAAGTGA
- a CDS encoding ABC transporter ATP-binding protein, translated as MSKTATITDSTALELTDVTVRYGAADVLQGLSLRVRRGEIYALLGGNGAGKSTTINALLGFAPLAAGRVRVCGIDVAADVLAARAALAYVPENVALYEHLSARENLAYFLRLAGAGTEGIDHALTTVGLAREAWERRLAGYSKGMRQKVAIALALARAVPVLLLDEPTTGLDPQATSEFNRMLQDLRGQGVTIFMVTHDLLGAAEVADRIGFLDRGRIVQELAAEGAARFDVQALYARYASTRRAA; from the coding sequence ATGAGCAAGACTGCAACCATTACCGACAGCACCGCCCTGGAACTGACCGACGTGACGGTACGCTACGGCGCCGCCGACGTCCTGCAGGGCCTGTCGCTGCGCGTGCGGCGCGGCGAGATCTATGCCCTGTTGGGGGGCAACGGCGCCGGCAAGTCCACCACGATCAATGCGCTGCTGGGCTTCGCGCCGCTGGCGGCGGGGCGGGTGCGCGTGTGCGGCATCGACGTGGCGGCCGACGTACTGGCCGCGCGCGCGGCGCTGGCCTACGTGCCGGAAAACGTGGCGCTGTACGAACACCTCAGTGCGCGCGAGAACCTGGCGTATTTCCTGCGCCTGGCCGGCGCCGGCACGGAGGGCATCGATCACGCGCTGACGACGGTCGGCCTGGCGCGCGAGGCATGGGAGCGGCGCCTGGCGGGCTACTCGAAAGGGATGCGCCAGAAGGTCGCCATCGCGCTGGCGCTGGCCCGGGCCGTGCCGGTGCTGCTGCTGGACGAGCCGACCACGGGCCTGGACCCGCAGGCCACCAGCGAATTCAACCGCATGCTGCAGGACCTGCGCGGCCAGGGCGTGACGATCTTCATGGTGACGCACGACCTGCTGGGCGCGGCCGAGGTGGCCGACCGCATCGGCTTCCTGGACCGTGGCCGCATCGTCCAGGAACTGGCAGCCGAGGGCGCGGCCCGGTTCGACGTGCAGGCGCTGTATGCCCGCTATGCCAGCACGCGGAGGGCCGCATGA
- a CDS encoding DUF3526 domain-containing protein, translating to MNAAVLPRAAGGAGFASVAWTVWRAEWRALRRSAVAVTAGLLLLALTLVATFVSHEQMRAVEAERAHLQHEADEQWNAQPDRHPHRVVHYGHYIFRPVSPLAFFDFGVDPYTGHTLYLEGHRQNSANFSEAGQSSVLLRFGQLTPAFVVQTLAPLVIAFLAFGSVARERERGQLRLLVAQGLPGTALLAGKLASHAAVALLLAAPALAALATIAALESAVRGHALWMMAGYAAYVVLWALAAVLVSTAVPRARDALLALVGAWIVTVILLPRVLPDVAASQVARPTRIETEVAIHREAAALGDSHDPNDPHFAEFRRKVLAKYGVARVEDLPVNYGGLVIEEGERLTSALFVRHMHEEFARQDAQAGIVAAAQLASPVLALRRLSNALAGSDRASHERFLLEGEAYRYRMVQALNRLHVNEVRYQGDRDQRIGSHFWRELPRFKHEPIGLPTIVERQVRPALAVLALWLAALVGGAWWLARRLERAPR from the coding sequence ATGAACGCGGCGGTACTGCCGCGCGCGGCCGGCGGCGCCGGCTTCGCCAGCGTCGCCTGGACCGTGTGGCGGGCCGAGTGGCGCGCGCTGCGCCGCAGCGCCGTGGCCGTCACGGCCGGCCTGTTGCTGCTCGCGCTGACCCTGGTGGCCACCTTCGTCAGCCACGAGCAGATGCGCGCCGTCGAGGCCGAGCGCGCGCACCTGCAGCACGAGGCGGACGAGCAGTGGAATGCCCAGCCGGACCGCCATCCGCACCGGGTGGTGCATTACGGCCACTACATCTTCCGGCCCGTCAGCCCGCTGGCGTTCTTCGACTTCGGCGTCGATCCGTACACGGGGCACACCTTGTACCTGGAAGGGCACCGCCAGAACAGCGCCAATTTCAGCGAGGCCGGCCAGTCCTCGGTGCTGCTGCGCTTCGGCCAGCTGACGCCCGCGTTTGTCGTGCAGACGCTGGCGCCGCTCGTCATCGCCTTCCTGGCCTTCGGCAGCGTGGCGCGCGAGCGCGAACGGGGCCAGCTGCGCCTGCTGGTGGCGCAAGGCCTGCCAGGCACGGCGCTGCTGGCGGGGAAGCTGGCCAGCCACGCGGCCGTGGCGCTGCTGTTGGCCGCCCCGGCGCTGGCGGCGCTGGCGACGATCGCCGCGCTGGAGAGCGCCGTGCGCGGGCATGCGCTGTGGATGATGGCCGGGTATGCGGCCTATGTGGTGCTGTGGGCGCTGGCCGCCGTGCTGGTATCCACCGCCGTACCGCGTGCGCGCGACGCGCTGCTGGCGCTGGTCGGCGCCTGGATCGTCACCGTGATCCTGCTGCCGCGCGTGCTGCCGGACGTGGCGGCGAGCCAGGTGGCGCGGCCCACCCGCATCGAAACCGAGGTGGCGATCCACCGCGAGGCGGCCGCGCTGGGCGACAGTCACGATCCGAACGACCCGCACTTTGCCGAGTTCCGCCGCAAGGTGCTGGCGAAATACGGCGTCGCACGGGTGGAAGACCTGCCCGTCAATTATGGCGGCCTGGTGATCGAGGAGGGCGAGCGGCTGACCAGTGCGCTGTTCGTGCGCCACATGCACGAGGAGTTCGCGCGCCAGGATGCGCAGGCCGGCATCGTCGCGGCGGCGCAGCTGGCCAGCCCGGTGCTGGCGTTGCGGCGGCTGTCGAACGCGCTGGCCGGCTCGGACCGGGCCAGCCACGAGCGCTTCCTGCTGGAGGGCGAGGCCTACCGCTACCGCATGGTGCAGGCGCTGAACCGCCTGCACGTCAACGAAGTGCGCTACCAGGGCGACCGCGACCAGCGGATCGGCAGTCATTTCTGGCGCGAGCTGCCGCGCTTCAAGCACGAGCCGATCGGGCTGCCGACGATCGTCGAACGGCAGGTGCGTCCCGCGCTGGCCGTGTTGGCCCTCTGGCTGGCCGCACTGGTCGGCGGCGCATGGTGGCTGGCGCGCCGGCTGGAGCGTGCCCCGCGCTGA
- a CDS encoding TonB-dependent receptor, with translation MKTSGKTGMAARPTALALAAALVVGGMPARAQEMAAGDPSVVVVTGFRASLNSALNTKKNADGIVDVIKAEDIAKFPDANLAESLQRVPGVALARGDGGEGKQITVRGLNAGFTRVRINGIEGVAATGASDINGSTNRSRGFDFSVFASELFNSMEVRKTSEAAVEEGSLGATVDLRTARPFDFKGRTFSLGGQEFHNTLTEKTQPRVTALLSERWETRYGKFGALVSGAYAKRRATEEGYEGVELLSASFDGGFCSPLGATPQNPASSAVKGIDAANCGFGVPRTGSLAAWNEVMGRSDDYGGTVAAPPPGSGAFHPRLPRYRRSQTDYERTGLTGALQWRPGAATELNLDLMYGKFANKRYDNYISAISFARSLAQANGKPQTSIVDAHFDQNGSWDYGKFNGVDIRTEGLLDVYTTKFRQHVLAGSHQVNDRLKLNFLHGTSDSELDEPMRATVQFDAPNVNGFAFDFRTNRNVPTLNFGIDVANPANFTFGPQEADGTLHGQFVGRYLNTRNRLRTTELNGSWEANEHATVRLGVSRRANTWSNLELGSGGNGLALPAGVTLASLTRQITGFGAGLGGTGVPSSWTAVDLDKLRAVHDIECHCAAVPGSEYNVLGQANRRVEEKIDALYGMVDFNADLAGIAWRGNVGVRGAETTATSMAMINANGTLVPNVVTKKYRDWLPALNLTAQLPRDVFLRFSAGKTLSRPEYVDLAPSATVAPFAQTVTIGNGELDPIRARTYDLQAEWYYAKNAMVSLGVFRKEIDSFIQTVSERAVYSSLGLPNELLLGGGCSLTGGTPGCPTLPSTTVVVSRKVNTPGGPLNGLEASLQAPFSFLPGRWSNLGLLANYTYVKSKITYITRVDNPTTAANEQLTVTDNFTGLSPRAANLTLYYEDPKFSARVSAAHRSSYLLAVLGNVQGHDNTIVDASTNVDFSLSYNLTPRLRLSFEGQNVTDEPLRYGRDTARDDTLLYVHSGRSFVLGLSYKF, from the coding sequence ATGAAGACAAGCGGGAAGACAGGAATGGCGGCGCGGCCGACGGCACTGGCGCTGGCGGCGGCGCTGGTGGTGGGCGGCATGCCCGCGAGGGCGCAGGAAATGGCGGCGGGCGACCCCAGCGTGGTGGTGGTCACGGGCTTCCGCGCCAGCCTGAACAGCGCATTGAACACGAAGAAGAACGCGGACGGTATCGTCGACGTCATCAAGGCGGAGGACATCGCCAAGTTTCCGGACGCGAACCTGGCCGAATCGCTGCAGCGCGTGCCCGGCGTGGCGCTGGCGCGCGGCGACGGCGGCGAGGGCAAGCAGATCACCGTACGCGGCCTGAACGCCGGCTTCACGCGCGTGCGCATCAACGGCATCGAAGGTGTGGCGGCCACCGGCGCCTCCGACATCAACGGCAGCACCAACCGCTCGCGCGGCTTCGACTTTTCCGTGTTCGCTTCGGAGCTGTTCAACAGCATGGAAGTGCGCAAGACGTCCGAGGCGGCCGTGGAGGAGGGCTCGCTGGGCGCCACCGTCGACCTGCGCACGGCGCGCCCGTTCGACTTCAAGGGCCGCACCTTCAGCCTGGGCGGCCAGGAATTCCACAACACGCTGACCGAGAAGACCCAGCCGCGCGTGACGGCACTGCTGTCGGAGCGCTGGGAAACGCGGTACGGCAAGTTCGGCGCGCTGGTGTCCGGCGCGTATGCCAAGCGGCGCGCCACCGAGGAGGGCTATGAAGGCGTCGAGCTGCTGTCGGCCAGCTTCGACGGCGGCTTCTGTTCGCCCTTGGGCGCCACGCCGCAGAACCCCGCCAGCAGCGCGGTCAAGGGCATCGACGCGGCCAACTGCGGTTTCGGCGTGCCGCGCACGGGCAGCCTGGCGGCCTGGAACGAGGTGATGGGCCGCAGCGACGACTACGGCGGCACGGTGGCCGCGCCGCCGCCCGGCTCGGGCGCCTTCCATCCGCGCCTGCCGCGCTACCGCCGCTCGCAGACCGACTACGAACGCACCGGCCTGACGGGCGCGCTGCAATGGCGCCCCGGCGCCGCGACGGAACTGAACCTGGACCTGATGTACGGGAAGTTCGCCAACAAGCGCTACGACAACTACATCTCCGCGATCTCGTTCGCGCGCAGCCTGGCGCAGGCCAACGGCAAGCCGCAGACGTCCATCGTCGATGCCCACTTCGACCAGAACGGCAGCTGGGACTACGGCAAATTCAACGGCGTGGACATCCGCACCGAAGGCCTGCTGGACGTCTACACCACGAAGTTCCGCCAGCACGTGCTGGCCGGCAGCCACCAGGTCAACGATCGCCTCAAGCTCAACTTCCTGCACGGCACCTCCGACTCGGAACTGGACGAGCCGATGCGCGCCACCGTGCAGTTCGACGCGCCCAACGTGAACGGCTTCGCGTTCGACTTCCGCACCAACCGCAACGTGCCCACGCTGAACTTCGGCATCGACGTGGCCAATCCGGCCAACTTCACCTTCGGCCCGCAGGAGGCGGACGGCACCCTGCACGGCCAGTTCGTGGGGCGCTACCTGAACACCCGCAACAGGCTGCGCACGACGGAGCTCAATGGCAGCTGGGAAGCGAACGAGCACGCCACCGTCAGGCTGGGCGTGTCGCGCCGGGCGAACACGTGGAGCAACCTGGAGCTCGGCTCGGGCGGCAATGGCCTGGCGCTGCCCGCCGGCGTCACGCTGGCCAGCCTGACGCGCCAGATCACGGGCTTCGGCGCGGGCCTGGGCGGCACGGGCGTGCCGTCGTCGTGGACGGCGGTGGACCTGGACAAGCTGCGCGCCGTCCATGACATCGAATGCCATTGCGCGGCCGTGCCGGGTTCCGAATACAACGTGCTGGGGCAGGCCAACCGCCGCGTCGAGGAGAAGATCGATGCCCTGTACGGCATGGTCGATTTCAACGCAGACCTGGCCGGCATCGCCTGGCGCGGCAACGTGGGCGTGCGCGGCGCCGAGACCACGGCCACGTCGATGGCCATGATCAACGCCAACGGCACGCTGGTACCGAACGTCGTCACGAAAAAATACCGCGACTGGCTGCCGGCGCTGAACCTGACCGCACAGCTGCCGCGCGACGTGTTCCTGCGCTTCTCGGCCGGCAAGACCCTGTCCCGGCCGGAGTACGTGGACCTGGCCCCGTCGGCCACCGTCGCCCCGTTCGCGCAGACGGTCACGATCGGCAACGGCGAACTCGACCCGATCCGCGCTCGCACCTACGACCTGCAGGCCGAGTGGTATTACGCGAAGAACGCGATGGTGTCGCTCGGCGTGTTCCGCAAGGAGATCGACTCGTTCATCCAGACCGTGTCCGAGCGCGCCGTGTACTCGTCGCTGGGCCTGCCGAACGAGCTGCTGCTGGGCGGCGGCTGTTCGCTGACGGGCGGCACGCCGGGCTGCCCGACCCTGCCTTCGACGACGGTAGTGGTCAGCCGCAAGGTGAATACGCCGGGCGGACCGTTGAACGGGCTGGAGGCGAGCCTGCAGGCGCCGTTCAGCTTCCTGCCGGGCCGCTGGAGCAACCTGGGGCTGCTGGCCAACTATACCTACGTGAAGTCGAAGATCACCTACATCACGCGGGTGGACAACCCGACCACGGCGGCCAACGAGCAGCTGACGGTGACGGACAACTTCACCGGCCTGTCGCCGCGCGCGGCCAACCTGACCTTGTATTACGAGGACCCGAAGTTCAGCGCGCGCGTGTCGGCCGCGCACCGTTCCAGCTATTTGCTGGCGGTACTGGGCAATGTGCAGGGGCATGACAACACGATCGTCGATGCCTCCACCAACGTCGACTTTTCGCTGTCGTACAATCTGACGCCGCGGCTGCGCTTGAGTTTCGAGGGGCAGAACGTGACGGACGAGCCGCTGCGCTACGGGCGCGACACGGCGCGCGACGATACGCTGCTGTACGTGCATTCGGGGCGCTCGTTCGTGCTGGGGCTGAGCTACAAGTTCTAG
- a CDS encoding DUF3526 domain-containing protein, giving the protein MNTLKLELRLALHSRLAKGALLLLLALSALAVWSGLHAVDQQRQALVRIATVQRADVTAVAHKYRDGGEAGYAAYSTPHLTDHPPAPLAFAAFGQRDVQPFALRVRLLGLQAQLYESESINPELAAAGRFDFAFVLVYLAPLFVIALMHDLVAGEREAGRLRLVHALPVPGARLWRRRIALRFVLVLAALALPLLCGAASAGVAAGHMLLVLAIAALYMAFWFGMAAAVAAGVRTSAGGAAVLLAVFVVLTLVLPTLVNGAIGRAVPVSKGAELALAQRQAVHTAWDRPKEETMAQFFRTHPEWRDTPALTGKFQWKWYYAMHQAGDDAVAGQVDEYRAALTARERWTGHSGWLLPSVAVQAVLHRLADTDLHGQLAYLDRVAAFHKQLRGYFYPYIFNERSFGPAQFAGLPRWQRGAAGGTVALGAVVALALLAAVAGGAGSAALRRVRP; this is encoded by the coding sequence ATGAATACCCTCAAGCTTGAACTGCGCCTGGCGCTGCATTCGCGCTTGGCCAAGGGCGCGCTGTTGCTGCTGCTGGCATTGAGTGCGCTGGCCGTCTGGAGCGGCCTGCACGCGGTGGACCAGCAACGGCAAGCACTGGTCCGCATCGCCACCGTGCAGCGCGCCGACGTGACGGCCGTCGCGCACAAGTACCGCGATGGCGGCGAGGCCGGTTACGCGGCCTATTCGACGCCGCACCTGACCGACCATCCGCCGGCGCCGCTGGCCTTTGCCGCGTTCGGCCAGCGCGACGTGCAGCCGTTCGCGCTGCGCGTGCGCCTGCTGGGATTGCAGGCCCAGTTGTACGAATCGGAGTCGATCAATCCGGAGCTGGCCGCGGCCGGGCGCTTCGATTTCGCCTTCGTGCTGGTCTACCTGGCGCCGCTGTTCGTCATCGCGCTGATGCACGACCTGGTCGCGGGCGAGCGCGAGGCGGGGCGGCTGCGGCTGGTGCATGCGCTGCCGGTGCCGGGCGCGCGGCTGTGGCGCCGCCGCATCGCGCTGCGCTTCGTCCTGGTGCTGGCGGCGCTGGCGCTGCCGCTGCTGTGCGGCGCCGCCAGCGCCGGCGTGGCGGCGGGCCACATGCTGCTGGTCTTGGCCATCGCGGCCTTGTACATGGCGTTCTGGTTCGGCATGGCGGCGGCGGTGGCCGCCGGCGTGCGCACGTCGGCCGGCGGCGCGGCCGTGCTGCTGGCCGTGTTCGTGGTGCTGACCCTGGTGCTGCCGACCCTGGTGAACGGCGCCATCGGCCGCGCCGTGCCGGTGTCGAAGGGCGCCGAGCTGGCGCTGGCGCAGCGCCAGGCCGTGCACACGGCGTGGGACCGGCCCAAGGAAGAGACGATGGCGCAGTTCTTCCGCACCCATCCCGAGTGGCGCGATACGCCAGCGCTGACCGGGAAGTTCCAATGGAAGTGGTACTACGCGATGCACCAGGCCGGCGACGATGCGGTGGCCGGCCAGGTGGACGAGTACCGCGCGGCGCTGACGGCACGGGAACGGTGGACCGGCCACAGCGGCTGGCTGCTGCCGTCGGTGGCGGTGCAGGCCGTGCTGCATCGGCTGGCCGACACCGACCTGCATGGGCAACTGGCGTACCTGGACCGGGTAGCCGCGTTCCACAAGCAGTTGCGCGGCTACTTCTATCCGTACATCTTCAATGAGCGCTCGTTCGGGCCGGCGCAGTTCGCCGGGTTGCCGCGATGGCAGCGCGGCGCGGCCGGCGGGACTGTCGCGCTGGGCGCGGTGGTCGCGTTGGCGCTGCTTGCAGCGGTGGCGGGTGGCGCCGGCAGCGCCGCGTTGCGGCGCGTGCGGCCATGA
- a CDS encoding TonB-dependent receptor gives MKVHTVYLAGTVLALPAACALAQSVDVVEVVGRRSAGAYHASEADGAKTDLPLRELPQAVRVMSRQSLDDLGATRVDDALDYVGGVSRQNNFGGMWDNIAIRGLAGDSNTGMALLQNGFAGNRGYHGPRDTANIERIEFLKGPAAALYGASEPGGTLNIVTKRPLWRSAQALEAYAGSDGFYRTTLDATGPLADAVAYRLNAAVEKRGSMRDFVTTRRTLLAPALTWRVAPGSTVDYRGEWQRHRGLLDRGVAAIGGRLDALPRSRFLGEPADGDLEVSNTTHQLTVQHVLREQGGERWALRAGLAWKEGSILGYATEAAATLRPDGRTLWRQRRYRDYDARDVVLQAELAGQVRWGGVGHDVLMGVETYRFRNDQLMMRVLPSAAAPYAIDVLAPSYRPREQLPQVLPATDTRERQRNSALYLQDALRLGESWRVLAGVRLDRYQQSLHNRRTGVTTQQDPHATSPRLGVSYLATPHWTLFANAGRSFRPNSGTDVTGAALAPEHGRAREAGVKWEGADGRAGATLALFDIDKRDVVTGDPANPGYSIVAGAVRSRGLDADFTGQLDRHWRANASLSYIDAEVVRDNVLAVGSRLVNVPRINGSVLVMYEGAAAGRPFGLGGGVTYSARRPGDSRTQAQIAAGTPVFELPAYTQARLTAWWRVTPLVRVSLDIDNLFDRTCYTSSYQSTWVAPGARRTAVLGLQARF, from the coding sequence ATGAAAGTCCATACCGTATACCTGGCCGGCACCGTGCTGGCCTTGCCGGCCGCGTGCGCGCTGGCGCAAAGCGTCGACGTCGTCGAAGTCGTCGGGCGCCGCTCCGCCGGCGCCTATCATGCCAGCGAGGCCGATGGCGCCAAGACCGACCTGCCGCTGCGCGAGCTGCCGCAGGCCGTGCGCGTGATGTCGCGCCAGTCGCTCGACGACCTGGGCGCCACCCGCGTCGACGACGCGCTCGACTACGTCGGCGGCGTCTCGCGCCAGAACAATTTCGGCGGCATGTGGGACAACATCGCCATCCGCGGCCTGGCCGGCGACTCCAACACCGGCATGGCGCTGCTGCAAAACGGTTTCGCCGGCAACCGCGGCTACCACGGGCCGCGCGATACGGCCAATATCGAGCGCATCGAGTTCCTCAAGGGGCCCGCGGCCGCGCTGTACGGTGCCAGCGAGCCTGGCGGCACGCTCAATATCGTGACCAAGCGGCCCCTGTGGCGCAGCGCCCAGGCGCTCGAGGCCTATGCCGGCAGCGACGGCTTCTACCGCACCACGCTGGATGCCACCGGACCGCTGGCCGACGCCGTGGCCTACCGGCTCAACGCGGCGGTGGAAAAACGCGGCAGCATGCGCGACTTCGTCACCACCCGGCGCACCTTGCTGGCGCCGGCGCTGACCTGGCGCGTGGCGCCCGGCAGCACCGTCGACTACCGCGGCGAGTGGCAGCGCCACCGCGGCCTGCTCGATCGCGGCGTGGCGGCCATCGGCGGCCGGCTGGACGCGCTGCCGCGCTCGCGCTTCCTGGGCGAGCCGGCGGACGGCGACCTGGAGGTGAGCAATACCACCCACCAGCTGACCGTGCAGCACGTGCTGCGCGAGCAGGGCGGCGAACGCTGGGCGCTGCGGGCCGGCCTGGCATGGAAGGAAGGCTCGATCCTCGGCTACGCCACCGAAGCGGCGGCAACGCTGCGGCCGGACGGGCGCACGCTGTGGCGCCAGCGCCGCTACCGCGACTACGATGCGCGCGACGTGGTGCTGCAGGCCGAGCTGGCGGGCCAGGTGCGCTGGGGCGGTGTCGGCCACGACGTCCTGATGGGCGTCGAAACCTACCGCTTCCGCAACGACCAGCTGATGATGCGCGTGCTGCCCAGTGCGGCCGCGCCCTACGCCATCGACGTGCTGGCCCCCAGCTACCGTCCGCGCGAGCAGCTGCCGCAGGTGCTGCCGGCCACCGACACGCGCGAGCGCCAGCGCAACAGCGCCCTGTACCTGCAGGATGCCCTGCGGCTGGGCGAATCCTGGCGCGTGCTGGCCGGTGTGCGCCTGGACCGCTACCAGCAGTCGTTGCACAACCGCCGCACTGGCGTGACAACGCAGCAGGACCCGCATGCGACGTCGCCGCGCCTGGGCGTGTCCTACCTGGCCACCCCGCACTGGACGCTGTTCGCCAACGCCGGCCGCTCGTTCCGGCCCAACAGCGGCACCGACGTAACGGGCGCCGCGCTGGCGCCGGAGCACGGCCGGGCCAGGGAGGCGGGCGTCAAATGGGAAGGCGCGGATGGCCGCGCCGGTGCCACGCTGGCGCTGTTCGACATCGACAAGCGCGACGTCGTCACCGGCGACCCGGCCAATCCGGGCTACTCGATCGTGGCCGGGGCCGTGCGCAGCCGCGGGCTGGACGCCGATTTCACGGGCCAGCTGGACCGGCATTGGCGCGCCAACGCCAGCCTGTCGTACATCGACGCCGAAGTGGTGCGCGATAACGTGCTGGCCGTGGGCAGCCGCCTCGTCAACGTGCCGCGCATCAACGGCAGCGTGCTCGTGATGTACGAGGGCGCGGCGGCGGGACGGCCGTTCGGCCTGGGCGGCGGCGTCACGTACAGCGCGCGCCGGCCGGGCGACTCGCGCACCCAGGCGCAGATCGCCGCCGGCACGCCCGTGTTCGAGCTGCCCGCCTACACGCAGGCGCGCCTGACCGCGTGGTGGCGTGTGACGCCGCTGGTGCGCGTGTCGCTCGACATCGACAACCTGTTCGACCGCACCTGCTACACCAGTTCCTACCAGTCCACCTGGGTCGCGCCCGGCGCGCGCCGCACGGCGGTGCTGGGCCTGCAAGCCAGATTTTGA